DNA from Aliarcobacter skirrowii CCUG 10374:
TATAAAAATATTTAGTGCAGAAACTTTAGTCTTAGAATCTTTGGGGAAATTATATTTAGAAGATGAATCGAAAATCAAAATAGATATTTATGAAGATTTTAAAATAGAAGCTGATTTAGACTATCTATCTATTGCACTTAAAAATCTTATTGATAACGCTTTAAAATATGCTATCTCTTTTCCAATTATTATAAAAGTAGATAAAAATGAGATATCTATTTCAAATAGTGGTGAAAAACTATCAAAAGAGTTTGAATACTACTTAAAACCTTTTACTCAAGAGCTTATTCAAAGAGATGGTTTTGGCTTAGGTTTAAGTATTGTCAAAAAGATTATTGATAAACACAATTTTAAACTTATCTATAAATATGAAAACAACTTTAATATTTTTAAAATTATTTTCAAATGAACTATTTATATCAAATCAAAAATCTTATATTAAAATTAAAGGAATATTTTTATGAAACTTGTTAGAGAACTTTTAAAAGTTTATCTTATTTTTGCAGCTGTTTTTTTTATTGGAAGGTTACTATTTTTTATAATTTTTTATGAAAGATTTGCTGAAATACCTTTTTTTGAAGCACTTTTCACATTTATTTATGGTATTCGTATGGATACTATTGTTATATCTGTTATATTAGTTATTCCAACAATAATTTTGACTCTATCTCCTAAATTATTCTCAAAATTTATTTCAAAACTTTTAAATATCTATATCTTAGCTTTTTTAGTTTTTGCTATTTTTATTGAGTGTGCTTCCTTTCCATTTTTTCTACAATATGATTTAAAACCAAACTACCTATTTTTAGAGTATTTGGAGTATCCAAAAGAGGTTAGCTCTTTAATGTTTAAAGATTATAAATTAGATTTATTTTTAGCATCTGTTTTAATTTTAATAACTATTAAAATATTTACAAAATATAAATTCTTAAATTTTGAATCTGTTGTTGAACAAAATTATTTATCAAGAGTTTTAATTCTTTTGCCAATTCTATTAATTCTATTTTTAGGAATTCGTTCATCTTATGGTCACAGACCTGTAAATATCTCTGATGCTTTATATAGTACAAATAGAGTATTAAATGAAGTAACAAAAAACTCTATCCATTCAATAGCTTACGCTTACTACTCTTATAAAAGAAGTGAAGGAAATGTATCAAAATATGGGAAAATGGATATAAAAGAGGCATACAAAATCGCATCTTCTGCTTTAGGAATAGAGTATAAAGATGATAAAAGACCATTTTATAGAGAGGTAAAATCTCATATAAAAAGTGAAAAAAAGAAAAATCTTGTAATTATAATTGAAGAGAGCATGGGTGCGCAATTTACAGGTTTTATAGGAAATAATACTCTAACTCCAAATCTTGATAAATTAGCAAATGAGTATATTAGTTTTACAAATTTATACTCAAACGGAACAAGAAGTGTAAGAGGACTTGCAGCACTTACAAGTGGAACTTTACCAATTCATGGAAATGAGGTAATAAAAAGAAATAAAACTCAAAGTGACTATTTTACAGTTGCAAATTTACTAAAACCTTATGGATATAAATCTAGTTTTATATATGGTGGAGAGGCTAGATTTGATAATATGAGAAGTTGGTATTTAGGAAATGGTTTTGATATAGTAATTGAAGAAAAAGATTATGAAAATCCAATTTTTGCTAGTACTTGGGGAGTTAGCGATGAAGATTTAGTAATAAAAGCAAATGAAACATTTGTAAATCACTCAAAGGCAAATGAGAACTTTGTAAGTGTTATTTTTAGCTCATCAAACCATACGCCTTTTGAGCTTCCTGATGGAAAAATCGAATTTGAAAAAAATGTACCAAAACAAAGCGTTGAAAATGCTATAAAATATGCTGATTTTACAATAGGAAGATTTTTTAATTTAGCAAAAAAAGAGAGTTATTTTAAAAATACAGTTTTTATTGTTGCATCTGATCATAATGTTAGAGTTTATGGAGATCAAGTAGTTCCAATAGATATGTTTCAAATTCCAGCGGTAATTGTTAGTCAAGATATTAAATCTTTAGTTTACAGCAAATTAAGTTCACAAGCTGATGTTTTAGCTACTGCTTTGGATTTAATAGGAGTTGATTTATCTTACCCAATACTTGGAAACTCTATTTTTAAAGATAATAAAAAAGAGATAAACTTAATGCTTTTTGATGAGACTTATGCATATAGAAAAGGTAATAAAGTTGCTATTTTAATTCCTAATATGGATATTAAAACATATTTATATGAAAATAAAAAATTAATAGAAGTGGAAGAGGATTTAACTTTAGAGCAAGAAGCCTTAGCTTTGATTTACATTTTAGATGATATGTACAAAAATAGAAGTTATAGATAAAGAGGTGATTTTTAATCACTTCTTTAAGCATAAGATATTTTTTAGTATAATTGCCTTCAATTTTTTACAAAAGGGATGAGATGATAAATTTAATAAACAAAAAAGAGAATATTTTTGATGATGATATCGCTTTTGTAGAGAATTGGGATTTTAGCACTGCTAATTTAAATGAAAAAAATAGAATTCAAGCTATAACTCAAGTTGCAAGTATTTGTTACCAAAACCCAAAAGCACTTGGAAATGAGAGTCTGTACAATAGACTTATGGCAGAGAGTATGGGGTTACCAAGTTCTAGTTTTGAGTTTGTTCCAGTGCTACTTGATTATGAAAATCCAAAACACCAAGAGATATTAAAATTGGAGTATTCAAACTCTAAAAAATTTGGGGAACAACTTGATGATAAATATCTTCTTACAAACTATAGAGCACTTGTTTACGATTATGAAAACCTGCAAGAGGAGTTTAGTTTTGATATTAGAACTATTTTTAATACTCAAGAAGAGTGTAAAATTATAAAAGATTACTTCAAAGTATTTCTATATAAAGTTGATTTGCCTACAAGAAGTCAAATGGTAAGACACAGAGTAAGTTGGCAAGAGCTTTCAAGAAGATATGTAAGTGCAAAAAGAGTGCCTTTTGAGTTTTATATTAGTGAAAAACTAAAACATAATCCAAAAGTTAAAGCTCTTGTAAAGCAGAGTGAAGAGTTATATTTTGAACTATTAGATGCTGGAGTTAAACCTCAAGAAGCTAGACGTGTAATTCCTCAAATGGCTTATACTCAAATTTGGGGTGCATTTATGCCAAAGCAGCTTGATAACTACTTTAAGCTAAGACTTGATGAGACTGCTCAATGGGAGATTAGACAAACTGCTATTGCTATGCAAGAGCTTATCAAATGAGCGCTTTAGAGATTGCTGATATTATAGGTATTATCTCTTTTGCTCTTAGTGGTTTTTTAATAGCAGTTCACTGTAAACTTGATATTTTAGGAGTTTTTATATCTGCTTTTTTAACTGCCTTTGGTGGTGGAATGACAAGAGATGTTTTAGCAGATAGAACTCCTTATGTTTTTACTTCAAACCTTCCTCTTAGTTTAGTAATTGCAACAGTTTTAATAGCAATGCTTTTTAAACTTCACAAAATTACAAATCTTGAAGGAAAATGGGCATTTGTAATCTCTGATGCAATCGGACTTTCATCATTTGCAATAACAGGTGCAATAATTGCTATTGAGAGTGGTTTTAACTTCTTAAGTGCTGTAATGCTTGCATTTATAACAGCAGTTGGTGGTGGAACTATTAGAGATGTTTTAATAAATAGAATGCCTTTTATTTTAGTATCTGAGTTTTATGCAACAGTTGCACTCATTATTGGAAGTGTTGTTTATATTTTAGATGCATTTGAACTTAGAAATATATTCTCTTTAATTATTGTATTTATATTTGGAGTTGCTTTAAGAGTTCTTGCATACTATAAAAAGTGGCATT
Protein-coding regions in this window:
- a CDS encoding LTA synthase family protein, coding for MKLVRELLKVYLIFAAVFFIGRLLFFIIFYERFAEIPFFEALFTFIYGIRMDTIVISVILVIPTIILTLSPKLFSKFISKLLNIYILAFLVFAIFIECASFPFFLQYDLKPNYLFLEYLEYPKEVSSLMFKDYKLDLFLASVLILITIKIFTKYKFLNFESVVEQNYLSRVLILLPILLILFLGIRSSYGHRPVNISDALYSTNRVLNEVTKNSIHSIAYAYYSYKRSEGNVSKYGKMDIKEAYKIASSALGIEYKDDKRPFYREVKSHIKSEKKKNLVIIIEESMGAQFTGFIGNNTLTPNLDKLANEYISFTNLYSNGTRSVRGLAALTSGTLPIHGNEVIKRNKTQSDYFTVANLLKPYGYKSSFIYGGEARFDNMRSWYLGNGFDIVIEEKDYENPIFASTWGVSDEDLVIKANETFVNHSKANENFVSVIFSSSNHTPFELPDGKIEFEKNVPKQSVENAIKYADFTIGRFFNLAKKESYFKNTVFIVASDHNVRVYGDQVVPIDMFQIPAVIVSQDIKSLVYSKLSSQADVLATALDLIGVDLSYPILGNSIFKDNKKEINLMLFDETYAYRKGNKVAILIPNMDIKTYLYENKKLIEVEEDLTLEQEALALIYILDDMYKNRSYR
- a CDS encoding FAD-dependent thymidylate synthase — encoded protein: MINLINKKENIFDDDIAFVENWDFSTANLNEKNRIQAITQVASICYQNPKALGNESLYNRLMAESMGLPSSSFEFVPVLLDYENPKHQEILKLEYSNSKKFGEQLDDKYLLTNYRALVYDYENLQEEFSFDIRTIFNTQEECKIIKDYFKVFLYKVDLPTRSQMVRHRVSWQELSRRYVSAKRVPFEFYISEKLKHNPKVKALVKQSEELYFELLDAGVKPQEARRVIPQMAYTQIWGAFMPKQLDNYFKLRLDETAQWEIRQTAIAMQELIK
- a CDS encoding trimeric intracellular cation channel family protein, which gives rise to MSALEIADIIGIISFALSGFLIAVHCKLDILGVFISAFLTAFGGGMTRDVLADRTPYVFTSNLPLSLVIATVLIAMLFKLHKITNLEGKWAFVISDAIGLSSFAITGAIIAIESGFNFLSAVMLAFITAVGGGTIRDVLINRMPFILVSEFYATVALIIGSVVYILDAFELRNIFSLIIVFIFGVALRVLAYYKKWHLPTLSKEN